A region from the Cryptococcus decagattii chromosome 5, complete sequence genome encodes:
- a CDS encoding isoleucine-tRNA ligase, protein MSFRKHDPSKPIHIPTTEDEVLQYWRDIDAFKTSQKLSEGKPEYSFFDGPPFATGKPHYGHLLAGTIKDIVTRHAHSTGHHVERRFGWDTHGLPVEHEIDKTLNIKGKEDVMAMGIDKYNDACRDIVMRYSNEWKSTVERMGRWIDFETGYKTLDPTFMESVWWVFGQLWKKDQVYRGLRVMPYSTGCTTPLSNFEAGEDYRMTSDPAITVSFPLADDPTTSVLAWTTTPYTLPSNLALCVNPEFTYIKIHDFERDQNFILLESLLGTIYKEYQGGKKPDPKKEPKFKKVGTFLGKDMVGWRYVPMFDYFTEQYEDRAFRIIADTYVTDSDGTGIVHQAPAFGEDDHRICVANEIVRDDEIPPCPIDESGRFTSEVPDYQGRHVKEADSSLIKDLQKKGRLITRSDIMHSYPFCWRSGTPLIYRAIPSWFVRVANISDKLVKNNEKTRWVPEAIGEGRFGGWLRNARDWNISRNRYWGTPIPLWVSEDYEEIVCVSSIAELEDLSGQKGISDLHRESIDGITIPSKQGKGVLRRIEEVFDCWFESGSMPYAQSHYPFENVERFQKSYPADFISEGIDQTRGWFYTLLVLGTHLFETAPWKNLIVTGLVLAADGKKMSKKLKNYPDPMEVVNKYGADCVRLFLVNSPVVRADNLRFREEGVREILTNVILKWINSLNFYLGQVELFEQTTGEKFVYDHNAKKSTNVMDRWILATCQTLIQHVETEMAAYRLYTVIPKLLDLIADLTNWYIRFNRSRLKGSGGVEDTRAALNTLYEALLTLCLTMSSFTPFTCETVYQALRPTSPAPEDPTQDVRSVHFLPFPKSRAEYFDPTIERQVQRMRAVIDLGRLIRDRKTLKVKMPLKELVIFHHDQEYLDDVRSLEPYIAAELNVVNIVYTSDESAVGIKYRATADWPSLGKKLRKDIGKVRSHLVKMSTDECKAFVADGKIVVNGVELVAGDLVVTRFAEVPTGEVKYDTASDNDVIILLDIRRHPELENLSLLRSLTSRVNKLRKEAGLKPSDKVDIFYEYDAGEEDAIRPAISGNEEYLNKQIGGVPVELSQKGEDKEVLKREVRTKEAEDLGQGERFVLSLALRA, encoded by the exons ATGTCTTTCAGAAAGCACGACC CTTCAAAACCCATTCATATTCCCACTACTGAGGATGAGGTTCTTCAGTACTGGAGGGATATCGACGCCTTCAAGACTTCGCAAAAACTGTCCGAAGGCAAGCCTGAGTACAGCTTCTTTGACGGACCTCCCTTTGCTACCGGAAAGCCTCATTACGGTCACTTGCTGGCCGGTACCATCAAG GACATTGTCACCCGTCATGCCCATTCTACTGGACACCATGTTGAGCGTCGTTTCGGTTGGGACACCCATGGTCTTCCGGTCGAGCATGAGATCGACAAAACTCTCAACATcaaaggcaaggaagaTGTTATGGCCATGGGCATTGACAAGTACAATGATGCATGTCGAGACATCGTCATGCGATACTCTAACGAGTGGAAGAGCACTGTCGAAAGGATGGGCAGGTGGATTGATTTTGAAACAGGTTACAAGACCTTAGATCCCACTTTTATGGAAAGTGTGTGGTGGGTCTTCGGACAGctgtggaagaaggatcaGGTGTATCGAGGCTTGAGGGTTATGCCTTATTCTACTGGCTGTACCACTCCTTTGAGTAACTTTGAGGCTGGTGAGGATTACAGGATGACTTCTGACCCTGCCA TTACCGTATCCTTTCCTCTTGCCGATGATCCTACAACATCCGTTCTTGCTTGGACGACTACACCCTACACACTTCCCTCCAATCTGGCTCTCTGTGTTAACCCCGAATTTACCTACATTAAGATTCACGACTTCGAACGTGACCAAAACTTCATCCTTCTCGAAAGCTTACTAGGTACTATCTACAAGGAGTACCAAGGTGGAAAGAAGCCGGACCCAAAGAAGGAACCCAAGTTCAAGAAGGTCGGTACCTTTTTGGGTAAGGATATGGTTGGGTGGAGGTATGTTCCCATGTTTGACTATTTCACCGAGCAATACGAGGACCGGGCATTCCGAATTATCGCCGACACCTATGTTACCGATTCCGATGGTACAGGTATCGTCCACCAAGCCCCTGCATTtggtgaagatgatcaCCGTATCTGTGTTGCCAACGAGATTGTTCGCGATGACGAGATCCCACCTTGCCCTATCGATGAATCTGGTCGTTTTACCTCTGAGGTCCCTGACTACCAAGGAAGGCACGTTAAGGAAGCCGACTCGTCCCTCATCAAGGATTTGCAGAAGAAGGGCCGCCTCATTACCCGATCAGATATCATGCACTCGTACCCCTTCTGCTGGAGATCTGGTACCCCCCTCATCTACCGAGCTATTCCCTCTTGGTTTGTCCGAGTTGCCAACATATCTGACAAGCTCGTTAAGAACAATGAGAAGACTCGATGGGTCCCTGAGGCCATTGGCGAGGGTCGATTCGGTGGTTGGCTGAGGAATGCAAGGGACTGGAACATTTCAAGGAACAGGTACTGGGGTACTCCCATTCCTTTGTGGGTCAGTGAAGACTATGAGGAGATTGTCTGCGTGAGCTCTATTGCCGAGCTCGAGGATCTCTCCGGACAGAAGGGTATCAGCGATCTGCACAGGGAATCGATCGACGGCATTACCATTCCTTCCAAGCAGGGTAAGGGTGTTCTCCGTAGGATTGAGGAAGTCTTTGACTGCTGGTTCGAGTCTGGAAG CATGCCCTATGCTCAGTCACACTACCCTTTCGAAAATGTCGAACGTTTCCAAAAGAGCTACCCCGCCGACTTCATCTCTGAAGGTATTGACCAAACCCGTGGTTGGTTCTACACTCTTTTGGTTCTCGGTACACACTTGTTCGAGACTGCTCCTTGGAAGAATCTAATTGTGACTGGTCTCGTCTTGGCAGC CGACGGCAAAAAGATGTCCAAAAAGCTCAAGAACTACCCAGACCCTATGGAGGTCGTCAACAAGTACGGTGCTGATTGTGTCCGACTTTTCTTGGTTAATTCCCCAGTTGTGCGAGCCGACAACCTCCGATTCCGTGAGGAAGGTGTGCGAGAGATTTTGACCAACGTTATCCTCAAGTGGATCAACTCTCTCAACTTTTATCTTGGTCAGGTTGAACTTTTCGAGCAGACTACAGGCGAGAAGTTTGTGTACGATCACAACGCCAAAAAGTCCACAAACGTCATGGACAGATGGATCTTGGCTACTTGTCAGACACTGATCCAACATGTCGAGACCGAGATGGCGGCTTACCGACTCTACACTGTCATCCCCAAGCTTCTCGATCTCATCGCTGATCTGACCAACTGGTATATTCGTTTCAACCGAAGTCGTCTGAAGGGTTCCGGCGGTGTCGAGGACACACGGGCAGCCCTCAATACTTTGTATGAGGCCCTTTTGACTCTTTGTCTTACCATG TCTTCGTTCACCCCATTCACATGTGAGACTGTTTACCAAGCTCTCCGTCCTACCTCACCGGCCCCTGAGGACCCCACTCAAGACGTGCGATCTGTCCACTTTTTGCCCTTCCCTAAGAGTAGGGCCGAATATTTCGACCCCACCATTGAACGACAGGTGCAGAGGATGCGTGCCGTCATTGATTTGGGTAGGTTAATCAGAGATCGAAAGACCCTCAAGGTCAAG ATGCCTCTCAAGGAGCTTGTCATTTTCCACCATGACCAAGAGTACCTTGATGATGTCCGTTCTCTCGAGCCTTATATCGCCGCCGAGCTCAACGTCGTCAACATTGTTTACACTTCTGATGAATCTGCTGTGGGTATCAAGTACCGTGCCACTGCCGACTGGCCTTCTCTCGGCAAGAAGCTCCGAAAGGATATTGGCAAGGTTCGATCACATCTTGTCAAAATGTCTACCGATGAGTGCAAAGCATTTGTTGCCGACGGCAAGATTGTGGTCAACGGTGTTGAGCTTGTTGCCGGTGATCTTGTTGTCACTCGCTTTGCTGAAGTGCCCACTGGCGAAGTCAAGTATGACACTGCGAGCGACAACGATGTGATCATCTTGCTTGATATCCGACGACATCCCGAGTTGGAAAATTTGTCTCTCCTCCGATCTTTGACGTCTCGAGTCAACAAGCTTCGAAAAGAAGCCGGTCTCAAGCCTTCCGACAAGGTCGACATCTTTTACGAGTATGATgctggagaggaggatgctATCAGGCCTGCTATCAGCGGGAATGAAGAGTATTTGAACAAGCAGATTGGAGGTGTGCCTGTAGAATTGAGTCAAAAGGgagaggacaaggaggtGCTCAAGAGAGAAGTCAGGACgaaggaggcggaggatTTGGGTCAGGGCGAGAGGTTCGTACTGAGCCTTGCATTGAGGGCCTAG
- a CDS encoding 3-isopropylmalate dehydratase, large subunit: MPAPITTPRTLYDKVFDDHVVHSGEGDTLIYIDRHLVHEVTSPQAFEGLRNAGRQVRRPDCTLVTVDHNIPTISRKNFKNVNTFIGEADSRAQVAALEDNVKEFGLTYFGMSDKRQGIVHIIGPEQGFTLPGTTVCCGDSHTSTHGAFGALAFGIGTSEVEHILATQTLPQAKSKNMRINVEGTLAEGVSSKDIVLHIIGVIGTAGGTGCVIEFSGSTIRALSMEARMSICNMAIEGGARAGMIAPDEITFEYLKGRPLSPREGEEWDKAVEYWKTLKTDPGAKYDIEVEIKAEDIVPTLTWGTSPQDVVPITGVVPNPEDFPEAQRGNIVRALEYMGLTSGTPMEKVKIDKAFFGSCTNGRIEDMRSAARVILASEKNGGPSKVADGVYAMIVPGSGLVKQQAEAEGLDVIFKKAGFDWREAGCSMCLGMNPDQLKPGERCASTSNRNFEGRQGAGGRTHLMSPAMVAAASLTGYLTDVRTLMGTHINDDDGLKITSYFDYLTPVDVPARPAEPTEETKEGKSPVKAAAAGSAGLPKFNVLRGIAAPMWEANIDTDKIIPKQFLKTLLRTGLGKALFWPLRYDVRTNEEIPDFVLNKEPYRHASIIVCTGPNFGCGSSREHAPWALNDFGIRCVMAPSFGDIFKTNCFKNGMLPLQLSQADLDALYEDASAGLEITVDLENQVVVRPNGKPSIPFSVDPFRRHCLINGLDDIGLTLVHRDEIEKFEEKRTAVWPWLDGVGYAKKGQKVIAVPAKKGVKKTDW; encoded by the exons ATGCCTGCTCCGATAACCACTCCTAGGACTCTTTATGACAAGGTCTTCGATGATCACGTCGTACACTCCGGGGAAGGCGATACCCTTATCTACATCGATCGCCATCTTGTTCACGAAGTTACCTCCCCTCAGGCTTTCGAAGGTTTGAGAAACGCTGGGCGTCAAGTTCGCAGACCAGACTGTACGCTTGTCACTGTCGACCATAACATTCC CACCATTTCTCGCAAGAACTTCAAGAACGTGAACACTTTTATTGGTGAGGCGGACAGTCGAGCGCAGGTTGCCGCCCTCGAAgacaatgtcaaggagTTTGGTCTTACATACTTTGGTATGAGCGACAAGCGACAAG GCATTGTTCACATCATCGGTCCTGAGCAAGGATTCACCCTTCCTGGTACAACTGTTTGCTGCGGTGACTCCCACACTTCCA CCCACGGTGCTTTTGGTGCCCTTGCTTTCGGTATCGGCACTTCTGAAGTTGAACATATCCTCGCTACCCAAACTCTCCCCCAAGCCAAGTCTAAGAACATGCGAATCAATGTTGAGGGTACGCTTGCCGAGGGCGTGTCCTCTAAAGACATTGTTCTTCACATCATTGGTGTGATCGGTACCGCAGGTGGTACTGGTTGTGTCATTGAATTCTCTGGCTCAACCATCCGAGCGCTCAGTATGGAGGCAAGAATGTCCATCTGTAACATGGCTATTGAAGGAGGTGCTAGGGCCGGTATGATCGCCCCTGATGAGATTACTTTTGAATACCTCAAGGGACGTCCCCTTAGCCCTAGAGAAGGTGAGGAATGGGATAAGGCAGTAGAGTACTGGAAGACCCTGAAGACAGATCCCGGGGCTAAGTACGATATCGAGGTTGAGATTAAGGCTGAAGACATCGTGCCGACCCTCACTTGGGGTACCTCTCCTCAGGATGTTGTACCTATCACTGGTGTCGTTCCTAACCCTGAGGACTTCCCCGAAGCTCAGCGCGGTAACATCGTTCGGGCTCTCGAATACATGGGTCTCACTTCCGGTACTCCTATGGAAAAGGTCAAGATAGACAAGGCGTTCTTCGGCTCTTGTACCAACGGTCGTATCGAAGACATGCGCTCTGCTGCTCGTGTTATCCTTGCTTCCGAGAAGAATGGCGGGCCCTCGAAGGTCGCGGATGGTGTCTACGCAATGATCGTTCCTGGTTCCGGTCTGGTCAAGCAACAAGCGGAAGCTGAAGGTCTTGATGTCATTTTCAAGAAGGCGGGCTTTGACTGGCGAGAGGCTGGCTGCTCGATGTGTCTTGGTATGAACCCCGACCAGCTCAAGCCTGGAGAGCGATGCGCCAGTACCTCGAACAGAAACTTTGAAGGTCGACAAGGCGCTGGTGGCCGAACTCACCTAATGTCTCCTGCAATGGTGGCTGCTGCTTCTCTTACTGGTTACCTCACCGATGTTCGTACCCTCATGGGCACTCACAttaatgatgatgatggacTCAAAATCACATCGTACTTCGACTATCTCACACCTGTGGACGTACCGGCTCGACCTGCTGAGCCTACGGAGGAGACCAAAGAGGGTAAAAGTCCTGTCAAGGCCGCTGCTGCAGGCTCTGCCGGCTTGCCCAAGTTCAACGTCCTTCGAGGCATCGCTGCTCCTATGTGGGAAGCCAACATCGACACCGACAAAATCATCCCTAAGCAGTTCCTGAAAACTCTCCTTCGTACTGGTCTCGGCAAGGCTCTCTTCTGGCCCCTCCGATACGATGTCCGGACCAACGAAGAAATCCCCGATTTTGTGCTCAACAAGGAACCTTACAGGCATGCCAGTATCATTGTCTGCACTGGTCCCAACTTCGGTTGTGGTTCGTCTCGTGAACATGCTCCATGGGCCCTTAACGATTTCGGTATCCGATGTGTGATGGCGCCGTCTTTTGGTGACATCTTCAAAACCAA CTGCTTCAAGAACGGTatgcttcctcttcagcttTCCCAAGCCGACCTCGATGCTCTCTATGAAGATGCATCAGCTGGTCTTGAGATCACTGTCGATCTTGAGAACCAAGTAGTCGTCCGACCCAACGGCAAGCCATCCATTCCTTTCTCTGTCGACCCCTTCCGACGACATTGCCTTATTAATGGCCTCGATGACATTGGTCTTACACTTGTCCACCGAGACGAAATCGAGAAGTtcgaagagaagaggacCGCTGTCTGGCCTTGGCTTGACGGTGTTGGGTATGCCAAGAAGGGACAGAAGGTCATCGCTGTGCCGGCTAAGAAGGGCGTCAAGAAGACGGACTGGTAA